From Salvia splendens isolate huo1 chromosome 3, SspV2, whole genome shotgun sequence, a single genomic window includes:
- the LOC121797234 gene encoding NADPH:adrenodoxin oxidoreductase, mitochondrial-like, whose product MLARTSTSTYSLKLKSFGRIARCFSATSSSPLRICVVGSGPAGFYTAEKLLKAHESVEVDIIDRLPTPFGLVRSGVAPDHPETKVVINQFSRVAQNERCSFFGNVSLGSSVTLLELRSMYNAVVLAYGAESDRSLGIPKEELAGIYAAREFVWWYNGHPDCRNLAPDLKSSDTAVILGQGNVALDVARILLRPIEELARTDISSHALAALEESSIRKVYLVGRRGPVQAACTAKELREILGIKDLGVYIKPADLVTTPADEIEMKNSRIRRRVHELLLKAVTSGCTPVASQRELHFVFFRKPDMFLESDDKSGHVGGIRLEKTALKDVGDDELVKQVAVGTGVYEDISCGLALKSIGYKSVAVDGLPFDTNKGIVPNDRGRVLADASHGHLQHDIGLYVCGWLKRGPTGIIGTNLHCAEETISCISDDINRGALASASTKPGREGLRQVLDSRNTRVVPFDGWGKIDYEERRRGSLKNKPREKLATWEELLEVACR is encoded by the exons atGCTAGCTAGAACTTCCACATCCACGTATTCCCTGAAATTGAAGAGTTTTGGGAGGATTGCTAGATGCTTTTCGGCAACCTCATCGTCTCCTCTGCGAATTTGTGTAGTAGGTAGTGGCCCTGCTGGGTTCTACACTGCTGAGAAG CTTTTGAAGGCTCATGAAAGTGTCGAAGTTGATATAATTGATCGGCTGCCAACTCCCTTCGGATTGGTTCGGTCCGGCGTCGCACCAGACCATCCTGAAACAAAG GTAGTGATCAATCAGTTCTCACGTGTTGCACAAAATGAACGTTGCTCTTTCTTTGGAAATGTGTCCCTTGGATCCTCTGTGACACTGCTGGAGCTTCGTAGCATGTATAATGCT GTGGTGCTTGCCTATGGCGCTGAAAGTGATAGATCTCTTGGCATACCAAAGGAG GAGTTGGCTGGTATATATGCTGCTAGAGAATTTGTTTGGTGGTATAATGGGCATCCGGACTGCAGAAATCTTGCTCCAGATTTGAAAAGCAGTGACACTGCTGTTATTCTTGGTCAG GGAAATGTGGCTCTTGATGTTGCTCGAATTCTTTTACGGCCAATAGAGGAATTGGCAAGAACAGATATTTCCTCCCATGCATTGGCTGCTCTAGAAGAGAGCTCAATAag GAAAGTTTACTTGGTGGGAAGACGTGGACCGGTACAAGCAGCCTGTACGGCAAAAGAACTACGAGAAATTCTGG GAATCAAGGATTTGGGTGTCTATATTAAACCAGCTGATCTAGTTACAACACCAGCTGATGAG ATAGAAATGAAGAATAGCAGGATCAGGAGGCGAGTGCATGAATTGCTCTTGAAGGCAGTCACATCAGGGTGTACTCCTGTTGCCAGTCAGCGCGAACTGCACTTTGTCTTCTTCCGCAAGCCTGACATGTTTCTGGAGTCAGATGACAAAAGTGGTCATGTTGGTGGCATTCGGCTTGAGAAGACTGCACTTAAAG ATGTAGGAGATGATGAATTGGTGAAGCAGGTTGCAGTTGGCACAGGAGTGTATGAGGACATATCATGCGG GTTAGCTTTGAAGAGCATCGGTTACAAATCAGTCGCTGTGGATGGTTTACCCTTTGATACCAACAAAG GTATCGTCCCAAATGATAGAGGGCGTGTACTAGCTGATGCTTCACATGGTCATCTACAACACGATATAGGCTTATACGTGTGTGGGTGGTTGAAGAGAGGACCAACCGGGATAATTGGTACAAACCTTCATTGTGCTGAAGAAACT ATCTCATGCATCTCAGACGACATAAATAGAGGGGCTTTAGCATCTGCTTCGACAAAGCCAGGAAGAGAAGGGCTCAGGCAAGTGTTAGACAGTAGGAACACTAGAGTTGTCCCGTTCGATGGCTGGGGAAAAATCGACTACGAAGAGCGAAGGCGAGGGAGTTTAAAGAACAAACCTAGAGAGAAACTTGCAACGTGGGAGGAGCTACTGGAAGTTGCCTGCCGATGA
- the LOC121794980 gene encoding uncharacterized protein LOC121794980, giving the protein MGNCQAVDNATLVIQHPNGRVDKHFFPVSAAEIMKMNPGHYVALLLTTTLYSSKNNNSSTPLRVTRIKLLRHTDSLLLGHVYRLVTSQEVMKGLWAKKQAKMQQKNGNIAEINISDCEALGRKKVDVKKNTSSNNQERHRSRSNTQVNSVASKSRAWHPALMSISEAGR; this is encoded by the exons ATGGGGAACTGCCAAGCTGTTGATAATGCAACCCTAGTTATCCAACACCCAAACGGCAGAGTTGATAAGCATTTTTTCCCCGTCTCCGCCGCAGAAATCATGAAGATGAACCCCGGCCACTACGTCGCCCTCCTCCTCACCACCACCCTCTACTCCTCCAAAAACAACAACAGTAGTACCCCTCTTCGTGTCACTCGCATCAAACTTCTTAGGCATACCGATTCTCTCCTTCTTGGCCATGTTTACCGCCTTGTCACCTCCCAAG aGGTGATGAAGGGATTATGGGCAAAAAAGCAAGCCAAGATGCAGCAGAAAAATGGAAATATTGCAGAAATAAATATTTCAGATTGTGAAGCTTTGGGAAGGAAAAAAGTTGATGTGAAGAAgaatactagtagtaataatCAG GAAAGGCACAGGTCGAGAAGTAACACACAAGTTAACTCTGTGGCATCCAAATCCAGAGCATGGCACCCAGCACTAATGAGCATCTCTGAGGCTGGAAGatga
- the LOC121794979 gene encoding uncharacterized protein LOC121794979 has product MLMVKRKHLYWSPLIKETIQKGISLVGYIYSHTFTLNLLETFTNKKELMRPAVTRFATSFLTLERIHEEKDNLRRMFTSIEWVQNTLSKDAKGKEVAEIVIMTLFWENVVCILKVMEPLVRVLRLVVGEKKLAMGYIYESMEKAKETIRGSFEKNEQRYRDIFKIIDDRWNCQLHSPLHEAGHILKTAIYYDNKGLEFDFKVTKGLHDCIDRLVPNKEDRNKILRELSIYKNGEDMFGIEIAQRQRQRNGLAPALWWELFGLSAPTLQQLAIKILGSTCSAFGCEIRLYLRSFIQKRETVSSIRRCMIRFM; this is encoded by the exons ATGTTGATGGTAAAGAGAAAGCATCTTTATTGGTCTCCTTTGATTAAAGAAACAATTCAAAAGGGTATAAGTCTTGTTGGCTATATTTATAGCCACACTTTTACCTTAAATTTGTTGGAAACTTTCACAAACAAGAAGGAATTGATGAGGCCAGCTGTCACTCGGTTTGCTACATCATTTCTAACATTAGAAAGGATTCATGAGGAAAAAGACAATCTTAGGAGAATGTTTACTAGCATTGAGTGGGTGCAAAATACGCTATCGAAGGATGCTAAGGGGAAGGAAGTAGCCGAGATTGTTATTATGACTCTTTTTTGGGAGAATGTGGTATGCATTCTCAAAGTCATGGAACCCCTTGTACGAGTTCTTCGATTGGTGGTTGGTGAAAAGAAATTAGCAATGGGCTACATATATGAGTCAATGGAGAAAGCAAAAGAAACAATCAGAGGATCTTTTGAAAAGAATGAACAAAGATATAGAGATATTTTTAAGATCATCGATGATAGATGGAATTGTCAACTCCATAGTCCATTGCATGAGGCTGGTCACATTTTGAAAACGGCCATCTACTATGATAACAAGGGATTGGAATTTGATTTCAAGGTAACTAAAGGGTTACATGATTGCATCGATAGATTGGTACCAAACAAAGAAGATCGGAACAAGATACTTCGAGAGTTGAGTATTTACAAAAATGGTGAAGACATGTTTGGTATTGAAATTGCACAGCGACAGCGACAAAGAAATGGCCTAGCTCCAG CTCTATGGTGGGAATTGTTTGGCCTCTCAGCTCCAACTTTGCAACAACTTGCTATCAAGATCTTAGGCTCAACATGTAGTGCTTTTGGGTGTGAGATCAGActgtatttgagaag CTTCATTCAAAAAAGAGAAACAGTCTCGAGCATCAGAAGATGCATGATTCGGTTTATGTGA
- the LOC121797223 gene encoding LIM domain-containing protein WLIM1-like, giving the protein MASFAGTTQKCKACEKTVYLVDELTADNKVYHKACFRCHHCKGTLKLSNYSSYEGVLYCKPHFNQLFKMTGSLDKSFEDAPRTARVDRSSEPGFANSKVSSMFAGTQDKCVACGKTVYPIEKVAVDGSSYHRACFKCSHGGCTISPSNYVAHEHQLYCRHHHTQLFKQKGNFSQLDKHDQATVQNGDAA; this is encoded by the exons ATGGCTAGTTTTGCTGGAACAACACAGAAATGCAAGGCTTGTGAGAAAACAGTTTACTTGGTGGATGAGCTCACTGCTGACAACAAAGTGTATCACAAGGCTTGTTTTAGATGCCATCATTGCAAAGGAACTCTCAAG CTGAGCAACTACTCTTCCTATGAAGGGGTTCTTTACTGCAAACCTCATTTCAACCAACTATTTAAGATGACTGGAAGCCTTGATAAGAGCTTCGAAG ATGCTCCGAGAACTGCTAGAGTCGACAGATCTTCTGAACCCGGTTTTGCAAATAGCAAAGTCTCGAGTATGTTTGCAGGAACTCAAGATAAATGTGTTGCTTGTGGCAAAACAGTTTATCCTATTGAAAAG GTAGCAGTCGATGGCAGCTCGTATCACAGGGCTTGTTTCAAGTGCAGCCATGGCGGTTGCACAATAAGCCCGTCTAATTATGTCGCCCACGAGCATCAGCTCTACTGCAGGCACCATCACACTCAGCTCTTCAAGCAGAAGGGCAACTTCAGCCAACTAGATAAGCACGATCAAGCAACGGTGCAGAATGGAGATGCAGCCTAA
- the LOC121793789 gene encoding protein DELETION OF SUV3 SUPPRESSOR 1(I)-like codes for MATEKVNPATDEVKMDLFEDDDEFEEFEIDQEYGDKEEGKEVAQQWEDDWDDDDVTYDFSLQLRRELDSNAEKK; via the exons ATGGCGACCGAAAAAGTGAATCCAGCTACTGACGAAGTAAAGATGGATCTGTTCgaagatgatgatgaattcGAGGAATTTGAAATCGATCAAG AGTATGGAGACAAAGAGGAAGGAAAAGAAGTAGCTCAGCAATGGGAAGACGACTGGGATGATGACGATGTCACTTATGATTTCTCCCTGCAGCTCAGGAGGGAATTGGACAGCAATGCTGAGAAGAAATAG